The sequence GGCCTCAACGGCAAGCGCGTTTGCACCTTCGACGGACTCCGGCTGGAAGAACCACGTTGGAAGGCCAACTTCCCTCCATTGTCGCTTATGCCATCCAAGACCCGGACCCGCCGCGAATCAAGGGTTGTCGACGTCTGCCCTCGATGCGCTTCGGACGTCGAGAAGTGCCAATTCTGCCCGAGCCAAGCGAGACACTTCGTCTCGCCGCCGATGGATCACGCGGGCGACCGCGACCTCTACGTCTCGCGACAGGCACCTCGTCCTACTCAACGTGGAGGACGCCAGTTTTAGACGAGAGGTGGTAGAAGAGCTCGGCAGCGCGCAGTGGGAGATCGGGATGGACGCGCCGAGGGACGGGTGCGAGTGCGATACGTGGGCATGAAGACGGAATTCGCGATGAGTTTAAGTGGCGGGGGCGTGATTTGAACACGCGAACGCTCTCCCAAGCGTCGTCGGATTAGGAGTCCGGCGCCATCCCGGGCTAGGCGACCCCGCCTAGTCCTTTTTTGTTTTCTTACCAGATGAAGTTGTACCGGGGACCCGTCGCCGAAAATGGCGAGAGGTGGCGAAACTACCCCTTGGCCGCGATGCTGCGCACCCTGGCCAAAATGTCGCGCCGGTTTCCCGGCCGCGCCCCTATCATGGTCAGATGGACGCGAAGAACTCCGGACGAAGACGGACGGTCTCCTGGGAGGCGACGTCAACGCCAAGGCCAAGCTCCTTCAGTTTCTCGGCAAGAAGGTAGCCGTCAACGAGATCCACAAGACGCGCACCGGGGCGGCTTGCCTCGGCGCGGGCGTCGGCGGTGAAGTGGCCGATGGTGATGAGGATGCCGTGCTGGGAGCGGCCTTCCGTTGCGCCGCGGAAGTGGCGGGCCACGGTCGATAGGGTCAGCCCCCCTTCCGCAGTCCATGGAATCGGGAAAAAGCTTATTATCACGGCGCAGCCATAGACGCATGTTATCCACACTGCAGATCCCTTCGGGGAACTGCAGGTGCTTATTCACTTTGATCAGGGTGACCTCTATTGGCGAAGGCAGCGGTACTCATCGACGGCGGCTACTACGAGAAGGTGCGATTGGAATTCGGCCGTCCCCAGCTCGACCTCGTAGCCATGAGTGAAGAGTTTGCGGCTCCGGCGGAACGCTTGAGAACCTACTACTACGACGCTCTTCCGTGGGTCGGCGACCCGCCCGATCCGCGGGACCTAAAGCGCCGAAGGGACAAACAGCACTATTTCGAGAGCCTGAAACTACTGGACCGTCTTGAGATCCGCCAAGGCCGGGTACAGCGGCGTGAGACCAAGTGCACGCATGGGACATCGGACGTTTCGTTTGGTCAAAAACTTGTGGACGTGAAGTTGTCGGTGGAATTGGCGCGCTTGGCGTGGAGCGGGTGTCCCTGACCCCCGTTAGGGCACGGGCCGAAGATTATATGCGGCGGGGGCGAGATTTGAACTCGCGAACGCTGTGTCAAGCGTGCCCGGTCTTCAGCCGGGCGCCTTACCTGACTAGGCGCTCGATGACTCGCCACGCTCGTCATCGGCGTAATCGTCCGCTCACGCGGCCGCTTACGACCCGCCTAGTCCTTTTTTTGTTTTCCTACCAAATGAAGTTGAACCGGAGACCCGTCGCCGAAAACGGCGACAGGCGGCGAAACTATTCCGCGGGCGCCGTCCACCTCAGCTTCGGCATCCCTGGCGAGAGAGTCATGAACCGGTCGGCGCCCCATGGTGACGATTTCCATGAGCGCCGAAACAAGAACCCGCCGCGAGTCCCGCATAGTGGACGTCTGCCGGCGATGCGGCTCGGATGTCGAGAGGTGCCACTTCTGCCCTGATGAAGCGAGACACTTCGTTTCTCCGCCGACGGATCACGTCGGCGACCGCGACCTCTACGTCTGCGATAGGCACATTATCCTACTCAACGTCGAGGACGCCAGTTTTCGAAAGGAAGTGACCGAACGGCTGGGCAGCGCGCAGTGGGAGATCGGGATGTACGCGCCGACGGATGGGTGCGAGTGCGATAGGTGGGCATGAGGACGGCGTGCGATGCCATTGGCGCGCCTGGGGCGAGCATTTGCGGCCATCGCAAGGACACGGGGCGAAGATTATATGCGGCGGGGGCGTGATTTGAACACGCGAACGCCCTCCCAGGCGTGCCCGATCATGAGTCGGGCGCCATCCCAAGCTAGGCGACCCCGCCTAGCCCCTTTTTGTTTTCATACCAAATGAAGTTGAACGGGGGACCCGTCGCCGAAAACGGCGGCAGGCGGCGAATCTACTCGGGGATTTGCCCATAGATGTGCGCGTAGCGGCGGCCGAAATGAATGGAGTACGCCCTGGACTTGAGTGTCTCCCAGTCGAAGGCCGCCGCGAGGCGCAAGGCGTCGGGGCGGGCGTTCCGAAGGACGTCCACGTCGCCACACGGCTCGCAACGGACGGGTTAGGGGCGGGGGTTGGAGTTGGGGCGCGCAGATGGTGTATGTTTAGGCGGCGGATTAGTCTTGGGCGCTTCAAACTAGAAAAAGAAAACGAAAGCGGATGTGGATCCGGATGTGCAAGTCACGTCGTCCGCGAAACCCCGGGCCCTGACGCCATGTTCACGCGTTCCGTCCTGTTTGTGTCGCGGAGGGGTCAGCTTGAGGTCAAAATTTCTTCGAGAAGGCCGGATGATGCCATTCTAATATTCAGGATGAAATCGATCTTGTGGAACGCTTCTTCCAGGGGCGCCCTCGTCTCGTCCCATCCTTTGCCGTCGGTGATCCAGACGAAGGTGTGTCCGTCCTGAGAAACATGGCGCTGAAGCGTTTGGTACTCGCCCGCGGTTGCTTTTAGCTTCGAACCGCCACCGCCGTAATGGTTCACTTCAAACAGGAAAAGCCTCGACCCCGAGCGCACGGCGAAATCAAATTCCCGTGACGTTTTGTCCACCGAGACCTTCAACCCCCACGAGTCTCCAATCATTTTGGATGTAGCTTGCTCCAAGAAATCCAGCCGGTGCCGTGCACAAATCGGCTTCAGGATCCCCCCCACAAGCATCTCCATTGCGTCGCCGCTTCGATTCTTTCTTGCGTTAGAGTCCAACCCCGCCTCGATGCCTATGACGTAGTCCACGATGCTTTTGATCGACTTGTTGCCCAGCAGACGCAAGAAGCCTGTCCTCGAAGCGAAGGTTACGATGCTATCGATTTCCTCGGACGATAGGGCTGCTTTCTGGCCAAAGCTGAACTCATCATACGTAGGGACTCCGCCATCAATTTTCGTCAGAATCTTGAATTCTCTTTCGCGCGAAGCCACTAACACGGGGATCGTGCGAGCGATACCCGGATGCCTCGCAAGCAATTCGCGCAGCGCTTCCTCGGGATTCGGTTTTCCGACGAGGTAGTTTAGGGTATTCAGGTCCATTTCTATTTCGTGCGTGTTGGCCAAGACCTTCGTCCAGTTAACGAAATAATCCCAGCCCGTAATTGTGTCTACCCGCGTTTTCATGAGGTACTCGAAAACCTGGGCTGGCTCGTTGAGACCAAGCGTTCGCTGGATGGCTGGGTGGTTTTTCATCGGTAGACCGTTTCCCTTGTGAAATCGTCGATGCGCCCCGCCTTCGGTGCCGTCGTGGGCCGCTCGAGATTAGTCACGACAATTTCGTCCACGTTTCCACGCCCCGTTC is a genomic window of Euryarchaeota archaeon containing:
- a CDS encoding restriction endonuclease produces the protein MSTCSSPKGSAVWITCVYGCAVIISFFPIPWTAEGGLTLSTVARHFRGATEGRSQHGILITIGHFTADARAEASRPGARLVDLVDGYLLAEKLKELGLGVDVASQETVRLRPEFFASI
- a CDS encoding type II restriction endonuclease; this encodes MKNHPAIQRTLGLNEPAQVFEYLMKTRVDTITGWDYFVNWTKVLANTHEIEMDLNTLNYLVGKPNPEEALRELLARHPGIARTIPVLVASREREFKILTKIDGGVPTYDEFSFGQKAALSSEEIDSIVTFASRTGFLRLLGNKSIKSIVDYVIGIEAGLDSNARKNRSGDAMEMLVGGILKPICARHRLDFLEQATSKMIGDSWGLKVSVDKTSREFDFAVRSGSRLFLFEVNHYGGGGSKLKATAGEYQTLQRHVSQDGHTFVWITDGKGWDETRAPLEEAFHKIDFILNIRMASSGLLEEILTSS